TTGTGTTGATAGAGTTCCTGGGCTTGTATTGTCAGGTAcactttcaagtattttatattgtctacagttattttaaagggaatttctctttctatcacttaTTGCTGGACTTCCTTGGGAATATATAGAAAtcctgatgatttatgtggctttattttgtatctttccACCTTGcaaaagttgttaataatttcaagtaggtttttcatagaacaactatttattaagcacctactatatgccagctaCTGGGAAAAGcaatttacagatattatctcatttgattcttgcaatGACCCCAACTGGATTCTAAATAAGGTGTTAAGGGGTCACATAAGATAGTATCTAGTgtataaaaataacagaaattaaTCAAGCCTTTAAAAACATTGCCTTCAGGGGAGATGGTCTGAAAGCTGTCTACTTTCTCCATTACTCCACCATAGATGCCTCATTAATATAAAATTCCTTATTAGAAAATTAGCTCAAGGGGATCTAGTTAGATAAtaagaactaacatttatatggttatttaaagtttaaaaaatattttccttaaggtgaccctgtgaggcaggtagtgCAGTGGTTACTATAccattttgacagatgaggaaactgtgatcCATGGACTTAAGTGAGCTCTGCAAGGTCCCATGTGTAATAAATGGTAACTAAATAATTTTAGCTCAGGTCTTGGATTGAGTGTTAGACTTAGTCAGGTGAACCTCtgtttgaatcctgcctgtgACACTTATTAACTGCAGGATTGGGGAAATTACTAAGcttctctgactctcagttttcctcatctataaaatgaaggtcttgAACTGAAAATGCAGTGTCAATGGATTTTAGTTCTAATCTGCATTTTGCTAAATACTGCTTGGTCAACCTTGGATATATCATTTAAactctttttcaatttcttcatctgtaaaataaaggaaagtgAACTAGATGACCCCTGATGATTTATTCTGTTAGCTCTTCTTATCAGATTGAGAGGGATCATGGTACATTAGAAAGAATGGTGGACTTTGAGTTGGGTGACATAGTTTTGAATATCAGGTCTGTCCCTTAATATTTGTGTGAACATAGACATGTAACTTTACATCTCTGAACTTCAGATCAGATGGGAGGCTTAGATCCCTTAACCTCTAGGgcttcttccagttttaaatgtaTGATTCTTCCATTGAGCACTTCTCAGACTGTTACTAGAGAAACAAATCAAATTCTGGGCTCGGTACTTGAAGCTGTTACATTTAGAGAGCCTGGGTAGATTAGGTAAGTTTGGAGCAAGAGGAAATGAACTAAACTAAAGCTTGAGAGAGTTCGCTGGGTGTGGAGAATGGTACCTTACCAACATGGGTTTTTAAATACAGTGCTAGAGAAATATGGTTGGAGGACTGCCTCCTGTGCTCTTCATGGCTTTAGTGACCACTTTCTGAGGCGGTGTGTTTTAATGAAAGAACATCGAATGATTGTAGGCAAGTTATTCTGAgcatgtttccttatctgtgaaatggaggtaaTACGTTTTTTGCAGGGAAGATGTGCCTTAGCCTCCCTGCCCAGGTATTATTCATCCAGGACATGCTGTCCTGATTGTGTCAGTGGATTCAGTGGTGCAGCCTCCTGTCTATTAAGGTGTTGACAGTTCTCCTTTTCCCAGGGGCCACAGAGCACCTCACAGGAATAACAGCAGGAACATGCTGCCACCAGCTCCCGTGAACCTCATGATTTCCCAAGATAtacattctttcctctcttgtggagagaaggagataatgAAATCCTTGATGAGTTGTGCCTTGAATGTGAGGTTCTGCTACATTTCTTCTTAAGACTGGGAGTCTGTCATATTTCTCTGAGATTTAGTAACAAAATTATGGGCCTCAAGGCACTTCTCAACAGCCATCATGAGAGGTAATTTCAATACCCCTTTGGTTTATGCAGTAAGACAAGTTGTTACTATCATTCTGACTTTCACTTGGACTTTGGTGGGTTTCTTGTAGACACACACTTCTTTAATTCAGAGAGGAAAAATCATTCCAATTAGGTATTTTACTAAATCATTCAGCCAAAGTTGTTCATGAGTCACCCCACTGAGGTATCATCTGAAATAATATCCATCTGAACAGCCAGCTCTGTCCATCTCAGTCTGTAAATTTGTGGGAAACCTCTTCAGAATCTGGATTTCAGTAATTAAATGGAAAAGGGGGAATGAATAATTACAGTTCTTGTGACTTCtaccctcaacttctaattctctATGTGACTTACCTCCTCGCACCATTGTGTTATTGAGAAGATCTAGGAAAATATATGAGGTATCTTACAAAGGGACTATTTCACCTGGCAGAATCTTGAGAAGGCGCTGTTTCCCAACACAGGTACTGTAAATCCTGCATTAATGCCAGAGGGATCGGAAAATCTTGGGGAGAGTCAATAACTGAGGTGATTTTGTATATTTGTAGACATTATAGATGTGTACATGAAGACACATTTGGATATACGTgtctcaagagaagaatgaaagttCATTGTGAGTAGAGCCCTATTTCCCCAGGacctagcatagtacttggcgTCTAGTAGTCactaaataaatactagttgGTTGATTGATAATATAGTAGCTAGAGTTTCTGTAATAGAAAGTAGAAACATAtttctgaagaaaattattttaaatattctagTACAGATTTATAATTTCACTGATCTGGGTTATCCCCTGTGGATCTAAGTCACACCTGCTCCCCACCATAGCAATTAATTTTTGTACATTATTATGCCTGAAAGAACTCCGCACCTTCTGGTGAGGAACCTCTTTGTCTAGATTGGTCCTTGAAAAACAGTCTATTGCAAAGCTGTAATGCACACCTCTCACAACTTGGTAGAATCCACCAGAGCCTTTCTTGTCATTCCAAGGTGAAAAATTAgagtatttaaaaaatgaattatttcccACAGTTAACTGACTCTTGTATTACTagaataacaaaattattttccaaatttttgaCCTTGATTTAAATCAGTCAAACCTAAATTAGAAGTGAGATAGAGAGGGCCAATCCTATCATTGGTCCTAATTTGTTGAAGATTAAACTGAAACCCAAACTGTGTGCTTTGACTAAGTTCACATCAAACCAGTAGAGAAAGGAGGAGTACAACTTGTTACCTTGGACTGTTAATGTAACATCATAGGGTGCTTCATACACAGAGATCAGGGCTGGAGTAAAAAGTCAGTGGAATTGGGGTTAGAAGAGATAAGGAGTTTAGCACTGTCCCACAAGGTGCTTGAGCTTCTCCTAAAAACCTGAGGGGATACTTCAgttaatgtgtgtgtatagatatgtgtgtacatgtgtttgAATGTGTGTTTGAACAAGGATGTAACACAGATTAGTTACTCCTCACTTTTGCTTCACAGCTGGGGAAAATGCTCTAATTTTTGTCATAGAGGTAATATTAACCTTCAGGCAGGAAGTGTAAAGACAGAAGGGATGGGGAGAATTTGAAGGTAGAATAAAGTATTAAATTCAATGGCCAGtcgtaataaataataaatacttacaatacttataataaatacttatataaatacataagtaatacatacttattgagcacctactatatgccagtctgtgctaagtgctgggaaacaaagaaaggcaagataaAGTCATTACTCTCAAGTGTCTCAAATAAATAAGCAGGCAGAACAATGAAGCCAACTGGTCTTAGTTGTATGTCTGTCCAGTAATGAAGTCCTCAGTGTCTGCATCCTATCAGAATAatgtagaatctcagagttggagcgGATTTCAAAAATCATCTGATGCATTTCTTATTTGAACTGGAATCTCCTCTTAGCTTATCTTCCATCATTTGAATAAGAGACCACTAGTGATTGGGCTTTCTCTATTTCTCAAGGCATTTCAGGAGGATCATACTtcttggaaacttttttttttaataagaaagaaTTGAAATCTTATTCTAATTTCTATTCTTTGCTTCTTATTTATTGTCATCTAGAAGAAGATAGATCCCTCCTCTCTCCAAGTTCATGTCCCTTTATACCACACTATCAAACAAATGATCAACTTCTTTAACGTTTTTGGCCTCTTGATTCCTTTCTGACTTTTCAGCCTAAATATCCTACTACTGGACCCAGTTTTCCTATCTTAGCCCTTTAGACTTTTGAACACTAAATATCATTTGGGGGCAGGAGGCTAGAGTActaggtctgcagtcaggaagacctgagttcaaatagaacTTCAGATGCTAGATGTTTGATTCTGAGGAAGTCATTGAACTTATTTGCTTCAGaatgctcatctgtaaaatgaggacagtaacAGCATCTATCTCTTATGGCTATtgtcaagatcaaatgaaataattgtaaagtacttagcacagtatctggcacatagtatgttgTAATTGTTAGTTGTTACATTCTCATTATCTGGGTTTGGCTTGCTCATCTCCTGATTAAGAACCATTCTCTCTTTACCCTTACTAGCAATCACTCTTGCCTTCCTACACCCTGAGCCAAGGTTTTGGATAATCATAGGTACTCATTGATCCTTCCTAGGGTGAGATGAGATAATTATCCTTTCCTTAAAGTGTCCCTTAATTCCTCATTGAGTTTCCTTTATAGTGTGATTGATTGTCATCGAGTGCCATGTCTAGGATCTTTAATGCCATTCTCTCCTTCACCCAATCAGGCAATAGAGGAGTCAGTGGCTGAGCAGAATCTTACCAGTGTGACAGAGTTCATTCTCATTGGCTTCACTGACCATCCCAAGTTGGGAGTTATTCTTTTCCTGGTATTTCTCAGTTTCTATCTCATCACCCTGCTGGGCAACATGGGCATGGTCCTCCTGATTCGTTTGGATATTCATCTTCACACCTCCATGTACTTCTTTCTGGGCCACCTCTCCCTCTTGGATGCCTGCTACTCCTCAGTCATTATTCCTCAGATCTTGGTCACCCTGGTCATTGGCAGGACAAATGTCTCCTACGAGTCTTGTGCTACTCAGTTCTTCTTTTTCACAATCTGTGCTTCCACTGAGTGTTTCCTGCTAGCAGTGATGGCCTATGATCGTTATGTTGCCATTAGCAGTCCTCTCCTGTACTCCTCAGCCATGACACCAGGCACTCGTTGGGGCTTAGTGGCAGGGGCCTATAGTGGTGGTTTAGCAGGAGCCATTCTCCGCACAGTCTGCACATTCATGCTTTCCTTCTGTGGACCCAATCAGATCAACTTTTTCTTCTGTGATCTGCCACCGTTGCTGGAACTTTCATGCAGTGATACCACCACCAGCCAAATTATAATCATCCTTTATGGCAACTTTGTGATTTTTGCCAATGCTCTTGTGATCTTGGTATCATATTTGTTCATCATCAGGGCCATCTTACATGTCAAATCAgttggaggcagagccaagacctTTTCCACATGTGCCTCTCATCTCATATCTGTGATACTCTTCTTTGGGACCCTCACATTCATGTATATACGCAGCAACTCAAATAAATCACTTGAAGAAGACAAGGTGGTGTCTGTCTTCTATACAATAATCATTCCCATGCTGAATCCTTTCATCTACAGTCTGAGGAACAAGGAAGTGAAAGCCGCCTTCAGAAAAGTCATCAATAGACTACCGATCTCCCCAGAGATATAGATCTGGGTGACTCATTATTCCTCTTGACCGCATTCTCCTCCaaataatggggataataatagctgatatctATGAAATTCTCTTTTGACTGATGCTTTATTAGAATTTGGGAGACATCATATGTTGTAGAAGTAGAAGGAACCTCATTGGTCAACTAGTCTAGCCCCTTTTGCAAATGTAAGACAAATTTCCTAACCTCAAAGAAATTATAGTTTAGTGTGAAAGATATTAAGACAAGTAAACATGATTTAGCAATCTGTATAACCAATCATCTAGGAAGCTGAAGACCTCAGCTGTGCCACTAACTTGCTGTATGACTTGGGAAATGTCACTTGTATTCGCTTGGCCTTAGTTCCCACCTCTACAAAACTGAGAGTTGAGCATCAGGATTCAGCAATTCCTTACAGCTCTATTGTTAATGACTTTAACTATCCAAAAAACTATACTAGATGATGAGGAGTGGTAAGTGAATGAGAGGCATGTGAAAGGTACAATTAATCAGAACAGCCAGCATCAGGCAGCATATTGGTGGCCTAGGGCCA
The DNA window shown above is from Notamacropus eugenii isolate mMacEug1 chromosome 2, mMacEug1.pri_v2, whole genome shotgun sequence and carries:
- the LOC140523324 gene encoding olfactory receptor 9I1-like; the protein is MPFSPSPNQAIEESVAEQNLTSVTEFILIGFTDHPKLGVILFLVFLSFYLITLLGNMGMVLLIRLDIHLHTSMYFFLGHLSLLDACYSSVIIPQILVTLVIGRTNVSYESCATQFFFFTICASTECFLLAVMAYDRYVAISSPLLYSSAMTPGTRWGLVAGAYSGGLAGAILRTVCTFMLSFCGPNQINFFFCDLPPLLELSCSDTTTSQIIIILYGNFVIFANALVILVSYLFIIRAILHVKSVGGRAKTFSTCASHLISVILFFGTLTFMYIRSNSNKSLEEDKVVSVFYTIIIPMLNPFIYSLRNKEVKAAFRKVINRLPISPEI